A window from Hirundo rustica isolate bHirRus1 unplaced genomic scaffold, bHirRus1.pri.v3 scaffold_453_arrow_ctg1, whole genome shotgun sequence encodes these proteins:
- the LOC120748038 gene encoding olfactory receptor 14J1-like encodes MSNSSSISHFLLLALADTRQLQLLHFCLFLGISLAALLGNGLIISAVACGHHLHTPMFFFLLNLALTDLGSILTTVPKAMHNSLWDTRTISYTGCAAQLFFFSFFMTEDLVLLTIMCYDRYVSICKPLHYGTLLGSRACAHMAAAAWASAFLYSLLHTANTFSLPLCHGNALGQFFCEIPQILKLSCSKSYLRELGLIAISSSLAIGCFVFIVFSYVQIFRAVLRIPSEQGRHKAFSTCLPHLAVVSLFLSTAAFSHLKPPSISSPSLDLALSVLYSVVPPALNPLIYSLRNQELKAAMWRLMTGWYQGH; translated from the coding sequence atgtccaacagcagctccatcagccacttcctcctgctggcattggcagacacgcggcagctgcagctcctgcacttctgcctcttcctgggcatctccctggctgccctcctgggcaacggcctcatcatcagcgccgtagcctgcggccaccacctgcacacgcccatgttcttcttcctgctcaacctggccctcactgacctgggctccatcctcaccactgtccccaaagccatgcacaattccctctgggacaccaggaccatctcctacacaggatgtgctgcacagctctttttcttttccttctttatgaCAGAAGATCTTGTCCTCCTGACCATCATGTGCTATGACCGCtacgtgtccatctgcaaacccctgcactacgggaccctcctgggcagcagagcttgtgcccacatggcagcagctgcctgggccagtgcctttctctaTTCACTGCTGCACACggccaatacattttccctgcccctgtgccatggcaatgccctgggccagttcttctgtgaaatcccacagaTCCTCAAACTCTCCTGCTCAAAATCCTATCTCAGGGAACTTGGGCTCATTGCAATTAGTTCCTCTTTAGCAATTGgatgttttgtgttcattgttttctcctatgtgcagatcttcagggctgtgctgaggatcccctctgagcagggacggcacaaagccttttccacctgcctccctcacctggctgtggtctccttgttcctcagcactgcagcattttctcatttgaagcccccctccatctcctccccatccctggatctggccctgtcagttctgtactcagtggtgcctccagccctgaaccccctcatctacagcctgaggaaccaaGAGCTCAAGGCTGCAATGTGGAGACTGATGACTGGATGGTATCAGGGGCATTAA